DNA from Amycolatopsis sp. DSM 110486:
ACGAGGTCGGCTTCCGGCAGCGCCTCGCGCGCCGCCCGCTCGTCGGCCGGGGTGAGGCCCGACAGCTCGATGCGCAGCGCGCCGAGCCGACGAAGGCGCACGAGGTCACGCGCCGGGGTCGCGGCGGTGAGGACGAGGGCGCGCAACGACGGCAGCGCGGCGAGCTCGTCGACCTCCGCGACGGAGGGAATGCCGGCCGCGGCGACGGTGTGCACGTCGGCGAGGCGGGTGATGCCCCGCAGGTCGCGCTGGTCCGCGCCCATGTCGACCACGAGTTCGCCCACGCGCAGGCCCTCGGGCAGCACGTCCAGGCCGTCGACGAGTTTGCGGTGGCGCACCGACAACCGCGGCAGGTAGGTGCCCTCGACCGACGCCAGGGCTTGGATCGCGTCGAGCGTGCCGGCGTGCAGCCGCAGGTCGGTGAGGTGCATGCGCGACAGCGCCGAAAGGTCGGTCAGCGCACTGCCGAAGCCGGTGATCCACAGGGAACGCAGCGCGCGGCAGGCGACGAGCCCTTCGAGGTCGTGGACGACGTCGTTGGACTTGATCTCGAGGTGGCGCAGGGCGGGCAGCCGGGTGAGCGGGTGCAGCCCGAGGGCCGGGTCGTCGAGCGTCATGTCGCCGACGAGCTGGATCGCCGTGAGCGTGCGGAGGTGGCGCAGCCGGCGCAGCACGTCCCAGCGGTGCACCTCCAGCACGAAGTCGCCGAAGTCCACAGTGGACAGCAGGGTGGCGGCGTACTCCTCGGAGTACTCATTATGGCGCCAGGCGCGCAGCAGCTCGTCGATCACCGAACCCCGGTGCGTGCGGCTGAACGCCTGGATCTTCTCCCACGACTCCTCGCCGCCGATCAGCGCGAGCGTGCGGATCACGCGCGCCGCCACCAGATCCGCGTCGGCGCTCGCGTGCCGGGCGATCTCGGCCGGCCCGGGGAGCAGGTCGATCACGAACGCGCCGGCCTTGGCCAGCAGCTCCGCCTGGTCGAACCCGGCGGGCGGGATGAGCCTGCGGACCGCGGCCAGCACGTCGGTGCGCACCTGCTCGGGCTCGATCACGTCGACGTAGCTCATCTCCGCCGCGGCCAGCAGCGACAGCCGGTCGGCCACCTCGCGGTTGCCGCGCTTGCGCGCCCGCTCCAGCAGCCTGGCCAGCAGATCGCCGGCCTCCCGTGCGCGGGCCTGGGCGGCGACCATGAACACGACCTCGTTGAGCGCGTCGTCGTGGGCGTGCTCGACGAGATAGCCGAGCTCGCCGGACTTCACGAACTCACCCGCCGCGAGGAAATCGCGGAACGTGCGGTGCACGAACGCGATCCGCCCGTCCACGGCGTTCTGCCGCAGCACGCCGCTGCGCTCGAGCAGGTGCCGCAGCACCAGGTCGGGCTCGATGCCCTGCGAGCGCAGCCCGGACATGGCGCGGCCGAAGCGCTTGCGCGCGTCTTCGGGGTGCACGAGCAGTTCGGCGTTGCGGACCATCGGCGCGGCGAACCGCTCCAGGAGGATGATCTTCTCCTTGTCCGACATCTTCAGCTCGTCCTCGACCTGCACCCCGCGCCGAGTGTCCCACTCGCCGAGCAGCAGCTTCAGCGCTTTGTCGAGCAGGTCTTTGCGGCTCTGCGGGAGGTACATGTTCTCCCGCCGGTAGAGCGCGCACAGCAGGGAGCACAACAACGGGCTCGAGACGAGTCCGCGCACGTCCGGGCGGGTCGCGAGCGAGTCGCCGAGGCGTTGTTCGCAGTCGGCGAGCCAGGAGCGCTGCAGCTCGTCGGTCTCCATCGCGCGGGCGGCGCTGAACCAGTTGCCGATGAGCTCCCGCATGCCCCGCCCGCTCAGCGGCAGCAGCTCGTACGCGGGGAACGGCTCGCCGGCGATCGGCCACTCCGGGTCGACGACGGCGGGCCGGGTGCTCACGACGTAGCGCGCTCCGGGGTACCCGCGCAGCAGGCCTTCGAGCCAGCGGCGCACCTCCTCTCGCCGCGGCTGCAGGACCTCGTCGACGCCGTCGACGAGCACCATCGCGCGCCCGGAGCGCAGCAGCTCGCTGACCCACCGGGCGGGTTTCTCGCCGGCCAGCGCCGGGGCCGTCACGCGCACGAGGTCTTCGGGCTGGGGCAGGCCGCGGTCGGCGAACTCGCGCAGCGGCACGAAAAACGGCACGACGCCGCGCCAGGGGTCTTCGCTTTCGCCGTCGCCGGTGAACTCTGCGGTGGCCGCCGTGTAGGCCAGCCACTGCAGCAGTGTCGTCTTCCCGGCGCCCGCGCCGCCGACCAGCAGCACGCGCCGCTCGGCGGCCAGCGCGTGGGCGGTGTTGGTGCCCGCGCCCGTCAGCGCCGAGCCCGCGGCCGTCCCGCCCTGGCGCGTGACCGACGGGGCCGCGTAGTACTGCGAGAACGAGTGGCGCACGGGGGCGCGGCCGTGGCCGACCTGGAACAGCTCGAACGTGGCGTAGTCCGTGGCGAGGTAGGACAGGTAGTGCTGCTCGAAGGCTTCGGCGCGGTCGCGCGTGCGCCGATCCTCCTGGCTCTGCAGGTCGGCGACGGCGCGACGGATCTTCAGCACGTCGCCGGCCATCCCGGCCTGCACGGCGCGCATCACCTCGTCGACGGCCCGGGCGCGGCGGGCGACGCGCCGGCAGCACTCGTCGAGCAGGCGGTGGAACGCCGCGGTCGCGTCGGCGCCCAGGGCGGCCGCGTCGAGCGCCTGGCCGCCGGCGGTGCGGACGCGGGCCCGCAGGCGGTCTTCGTCGACGAGCACGGCGGGGTTCGTGCGGACGAGCCCGCCCACGTCGGCGGCGTCGAGGGCAACCGCCGCCGCGTCGAGCGCGGCCTGCGAGTCGCCGTCGGACACGGCCGGGAACTCGACCCGCCGCAGCTCGGCCAGG
Protein-coding regions in this window:
- a CDS encoding NACHT domain-containing NTPase, which translates into the protein MASLGATFSALYQWAVERGADKLTAQRRARALGDPHRQLVAAEEDLAELRRVEFPAVSDGDSQAALDAAAVALDAADVGGLVRTNPAVLVDEDRLRARVRTAGGQALDAAALGADATAAFHRLLDECCRRVARRARAVDEVMRAVQAGMAGDVLKIRRAVADLQSQEDRRTRDRAEAFEQHYLSYLATDYATFELFQVGHGRAPVRHSFSQYYAAPSVTRQGGTAAGSALTGAGTNTAHALAAERRVLLVGGAGAGKTTLLQWLAYTAATAEFTGDGESEDPWRGVVPFFVPLREFADRGLPQPEDLVRVTAPALAGEKPARWVSELLRSGRAMVLVDGVDEVLQPRREEVRRWLEGLLRGYPGARYVVSTRPAVVDPEWPIAGEPFPAYELLPLSGRGMRELIGNWFSAARAMETDELQRSWLADCEQRLGDSLATRPDVRGLVSSPLLCSLLCALYRRENMYLPQSRKDLLDKALKLLLGEWDTRRGVQVEDELKMSDKEKIILLERFAAPMVRNAELLVHPEDARKRFGRAMSGLRSQGIEPDLVLRHLLERSGVLRQNAVDGRIAFVHRTFRDFLAAGEFVKSGELGYLVEHAHDDALNEVVFMVAAQARAREAGDLLARLLERARKRGNREVADRLSLLAAAEMSYVDVIEPEQVRTDVLAAVRRLIPPAGFDQAELLAKAGAFVIDLLPGPAEIARHASADADLVAARVIRTLALIGGEESWEKIQAFSRTHRGSVIDELLRAWRHNEYSEEYAATLLSTVDFGDFVLEVHRWDVLRRLRHLRTLTAIQLVGDMTLDDPALGLHPLTRLPALRHLEIKSNDVVHDLEGLVACRALRSLWITGFGSALTDLSALSRMHLTDLRLHAGTLDAIQALASVEGTYLPRLSVRHRKLVDGLDVLPEGLRVGELVVDMGADQRDLRGITRLADVHTVAAAGIPSVAEVDELAALPSLRALVLTAATPARDLVRLRRLGALRIELSGLTPADERAAREALPEADLVLHLDQAASITER